In Pelosinus sp. UFO1, one genomic interval encodes:
- the metK gene encoding methionine adenosyltransferase, with translation MEKKRVLFTSESVTEGHPDKMADQISDGVLDAIMAKDPMGRVACETLLTTGQVHVVGEITTNCYVDIPKIVRDTIKEIGYTRAKYGFDGDTCGVLVSIGEQSADIAMGVDKALEAKQGQMDDIEAIGAGDQGMMFGYATNETPEYMPLTISLAHKLARRLTEVRKNEEVDYLRPDGKTQVTVEYEDGKPLRVDTIVISTQHGPEVELATIEKDLIEKVIVPIVPAHLLDANTKYYINPTGRFVIGGPQGDAGLTGRKIIVDTYGGMARHGGGAFSGKDCTKVDRSAAYAARYVAKNVVAAGLADKCEIQLAYAIGMAHPVSIMVETFGTAKVDEKLIAELIKKHFDLRPAGIIKTLDLRRPIYRQTAAYGHFGRTDIDLPWERTDKAEILRKEANL, from the coding sequence GTGGAAAAAAAACGCGTATTATTTACTTCAGAGTCTGTTACTGAAGGACATCCTGATAAAATGGCGGATCAGATTTCAGATGGTGTATTAGATGCCATAATGGCGAAAGACCCTATGGGACGGGTAGCATGTGAGACTTTGTTGACAACAGGTCAAGTACATGTAGTTGGCGAAATAACAACGAATTGTTATGTGGATATTCCTAAGATAGTACGTGATACAATTAAAGAAATTGGCTATACACGTGCAAAATATGGCTTTGATGGCGACACTTGTGGTGTATTGGTTTCCATAGGTGAGCAATCCGCTGATATTGCGATGGGTGTTGACAAGGCGCTAGAAGCAAAACAAGGACAAATGGATGATATTGAAGCAATCGGTGCTGGTGACCAAGGAATGATGTTTGGTTACGCAACCAATGAAACTCCAGAGTATATGCCATTGACAATATCTTTAGCACATAAGTTAGCGCGTCGTTTAACAGAAGTCCGTAAAAATGAAGAAGTTGATTATTTACGTCCTGATGGAAAAACACAAGTAACGGTAGAATATGAAGATGGAAAACCTCTTCGTGTCGATACGATCGTAATTTCAACCCAGCACGGTCCTGAAGTTGAATTAGCAACTATTGAAAAAGATTTGATTGAAAAAGTTATTGTACCAATTGTTCCAGCTCATCTATTAGATGCAAATACAAAATACTATATTAACCCAACAGGTCGTTTTGTAATAGGTGGACCTCAAGGCGATGCTGGTTTGACTGGCCGTAAAATCATTGTTGATACATATGGTGGAATGGCACGTCATGGTGGCGGTGCATTCTCTGGTAAGGATTGTACCAAAGTAGATCGCTCAGCTGCCTATGCGGCTCGTTACGTTGCCAAAAACGTAGTTGCTGCAGGATTAGCAGATAAATGTGAGATCCAGTTAGCTTATGCTATTGGTATGGCGCATCCAGTTTCGATTATGGTAGAGACTTTTGGGACGGCTAAAGTAGATGAAAAACTGATTGCCGAGCTGATTAAAAAACATTTTGATTTGCGCCCAGCTGGCATTATAAAAACCTTGGACTTGCGTCGTCCGATTTATCGCCAAACAGCAGCTTACGGACACTTTGGCCGTACTGATATTGATTTGCCTTGGGAACGCACCGATAAAGCAGAAATTTTACGTAAGGAAGCAAATCTTTAA